gttaccaatGGTAACTACTGGATTTTTTTTCCCACGTTTTACCACTGGTAACGACTGGGAAAAgtaattcccagtagttaccaccaactcgGTTTGGTAGTAACTACAGGgattttttttcccagtagttaccgcCAAAATATTGTTagttcaatactaataaaaacagtataaatagtacttatagtataaatataaagtgttttagtaaataattataagtcgATTAGTGTTTCAGTAAACTGACTTAAAAGtgatcaaaaatattaaaacagtagtagtagtaaaacactattgtacaaaaatcaaaacacaacaggaaaaatatcattaattagtacaaaggcgaacttatccctacaCATAACACAAACAGTTTAACCGGTACAAGTGCAGTTTAGTATTTTTGATCATTTTCAAGGCAGTTCACTGAAATGAAACACTaatcaatttataataatttattaaagcacaatctatttaaaaaaattggctgtgtcatacattttggctggtctgatAATATGTTGATACTAGGCTTGTTTGAGAAGTAACTTGGTTTGATATGAAAAGTAATAATATcgcaaatgtatttattttatttctctacGTAATCCCCCCGAAATTCTACTCACTTGTCCCAACGAATCTGCAACTCCTCTATGCCTTGACGTATATTACGCATTGACCTCCCGTATAGCCTGCTAATTGGACTTAAATTTTCGCCATGAGAGAAATGTTTTGAGTTTCGGGAAGAGGTGATAGTCCGACGCAGCCAAATCTGGTTAATAAGCAGGATGTGGAAGAAGTTCAAATCGTAACTCCGACAATTTTTGTGCAGCGACACAACTTCAATGCACCGGAGCGTTGTCATTGTGAAATATTACTTTCTTTCCACGAATTCCAATTTTTTCCATTTTGCCGCGTAACTCAAAACTCAAACCACTTTTGTTTGAACTACTGTCAAATTCCCGCCAAGTTACTTCTCAAACCCCCTCGTATTTGTATGGGAAAGtaatttttttcgtgatttcggtattggttccatagtaatagttgttcagtatgacctacatattcaccccgTAAATGATTGCTGGTGACTATAAAAACACCCTGCATTTATTAGAActgttggtggtaactactgggaaaaaaatcccaccttttaccagtagAAACTACTGGAAGAAAAAAACCATACAAATATCGACatcagaccagccaaaatgtatgacacagccaatttttaaccgacttcaagatttcaaaaggaggaggttatcaattcggttgttttttttttttaatgtttgttactccataactccgtcatttctggaccgattttgaaaattctttttttgattgtaagtatatacatacagattggtcccgtttttgtcaaaacgcagttctgatgatgggatccatgaggaatcgagggaactcctcaaatgttaaaggcttacatatagtgattttagtattttcatcaacaaatcaagcacttacatttaaaaaagtgacatttgatgaagtggaactgctgatgatgatcagaacggaactcttcaatgactcatagttcacgtttggcgatttgtcctcatcgttatgtttgttaagcaagttaggttttcaagaaacatttttgtcaagctcgagttctgatgatgggatccatgaggaatcgagggaactcctcaaatgtgaaaggcatacatatagtgatttttgtatttttatcaacaaatccagcatttccattttaaaaagtgacatttgatgaagtggaactgctgatgatgatcagaatggaactctttaatgaagcatagtttacgtttggcgatttgtcctcttctttatgtttgttaagccacttaagtttttaaggcatattttttgtcaagctcgagttctgatgatgagacccatgaggaaccgagggaactcctcaaatgtgaaatgcatacatattgtgatttttgtattttcatcaataaatccagcatttacatttaaaaatgtgaaatttgattaagtggaactgctgatgatgatcagaacggaactcttcaatgacgcatagttcacgtttggcgatttgtcctcatcgttatgtttgttaagcaagttaggttttcaagaaacatttttgtcaagctcgagttctgatgatgggatccatgagaaatcgagggaactcctcaaatgtgaaaggcatacatatagtgatttttgtatttttatcaacaaatccagcatttccattttaaaaagtgacatttgatgaagtggaactgctgatgatgatcagaatggaactctttaatgacgcatagtttacgtttggcgatttgtcctcttctttatgtttgttaagccacttaagtttttaaggcatatttttgtcaagctcgagttctgatgatgagacccatgaggaaccgagggaactcctcaaatgtgaaatgcatacatattgtgatttttgtattttcatcaacaaatccagcatttacatttaaaaaagtgaaatttgattaagtggaactgctgatgatgatcagaatggaactcttcaatgacacatagttcacgtttggcgatttgttctcttccttatggacccagacccaaacttggacccggacccgggtctggacatggaccccaactcggatccggacccggaccgaactctgacccaaacttgaacccggacagccggacacggacccggactcggatccggacccggaaatgctactagaaaagtgggttaggttagaactgtgacccttacagaaacgaaatgctatcagaaaagtaggttaggttagaactgcgacccttacaaaaacgaaatgctactagaaaagtgggtggttttacctccttttctacattattaggcaattaggcaaaattagtcaaaagatggattaggataattacgcaaaatatgctgtctatttcatttcattgtctggaatctaagagtgcaccatcaacactaagtaaactttcagcggcatcccccattgaaatcggtttttttttcttaaaaattattttaaataaatgttataaattgattagtgtttcatttcagtaaactgccttgaaaatgatcaaaaatactaaaaataaaactgtttaattacctaataaaatcagttaaaaaaaatggatgATTAATTTatctttacatatattttatagtttttgcaCTTGTACCGGTTAAACTGTTGGTGGTAATTTtactgggaaaaaaatcccagtagttaccgcCAACTCGGTTTGGTAGTAAGTACTAGgattttttttcccagtagttataccagtggtaaaaggtggggaaaaaaaatcccagtagttaccactggtagcaacttggtggtaactagtgggaataaccctaCAATTTGTGCATTCAAATCCATTGTTAGAATATTTAGACATCGAACTCAAGTTCAGCCAGAGAAGTGTTGACatctacattaaaatttaaaataaaacgcacattttattaatacatatttatttacgtacAATAATTACACTTTGGTAGATGGGCAAATCACATCACTAATTCAAACTTACTATACATTGAACAATATTTAGAATGAATAGGTAACGGTGGCAAGAATATATAACACTCCTGCGAGTCAacagggggcctaccgcgaaaacagaagttcgcaaattgcaggcatctttctcttttactgccattaaggcgtaattaaagtgaaagagaaagatgcccgcgatttgcgaacttcggtttgcgcggttatagcccagggcCGAATTAGGTCAGAAAAGCAATGAGTAAGCCCGGGCGACGAATTAATCTCATCATATGTCGAAATCGTACATTAGCGTAACCATTCCTGTTGGTGCAAATTTTGTAGCTAGCAGCAGTTTATTTTAGCAAGGCTAGCTTACCTAAGTGCCATTGCGATACTTTGCTTTTTAACTTTACTGTTACCTACTAACTTCTATTAAGAGCAGTGTAGCTGTTCTCACTAGCAATGAGTCGCGCTGTCACTTACGGTAGCCCCGCAGAACGATACCCTCCCTTAACCTACAGTCAGCCAAAGAAAGCAGTATACACCCCTATACAAGAGCctacttttctctgcagctgactgtaccgcAATACATTTACGTAATTATGGACATTCAAGAATACTGTTTGGCACTTTTATCACTTTTCCTTAAGATAAGATGTCACTGCAAATTTTACCATGCCACATTTTCAATGAGTTAGCGAACGTGAATTTGGCCCCTATTTAACATGATCTCAAAAAGGACTTAATCTTGATTTTTTAGGTTGACAAAATATTGTACTTGTTAGTAATGCGGGatacattaaattatgtaaGGTATATTTAGTAAGATACAacgtacaaaaatattttatagtaatATCTACACACtgtattttatacaatgttATTGCACAAAGTAGTGTAAAAAGCTGCATTAGGCATATCTAAAATTTAGAGACAATAGAGTTATAACGTCGAAGAACAATAGGTATAGCGCCGTTTATATGCTGGTTTCACTAGATGGAGCTGTGAGAGCAACCATTCAATCAACATTACTAAACATGTAAttcatatatattaattatgtttagtaaaccatattaTGGCGATATGACAATTCAATGTTATTATAAAGTTCTTCTCTGAGATGTATCTAAACATGTTTTAACTGTTACGCAAAATGACCTGATGATGATATTAGCACCAGAAGCAAAAACtcggtacagatgtagtgcataattgttttccatcgtattttctaaacgttcgtatttgtcatgctacttcagtcaacctcagtactttttctaagactgactgaaatagcaagacacgttcgtacgtttccgtgaaaatacgatggaaaataattatgcactacatctttaACAACTTTcaaatttataaaactaaaacatgaGCCACATCAAgtgcaacatttttttatatattacagTCTGAACACAATTCAATATTATGCAAGGATAAAACGTAGGTTTGTTTTCACACCCCGGGtttaccggttaaacctggagttaccacggttaccagtacaatttgacactgggttaacgttttaaccggttaaccccgggttagtgggatggtgcaaggaGGCCTAAGATCACTAATGCATGGtactatttaaatgtaaataagcAATTACACGATTTGATACTTAAAAACATCCCAAAAGTCTTACAAATCATAACTATTCTATACTATAACAGATAAATAGATAATTACTCAAACAagattacctttttttttactaatttttaacaaatttctGTGACCATCACAACCATgcataaattcaaaaatttccTTTTTACACGACAGTATATGTTCAACattcaaaaatattataaattctttGTTAAAGCAAGATAACTACTGGACAAATTTATGGACATATTTATTTAGACACATATATATGAATATGTTATCATAACCACATTCTGAAGTTGTTTCAACTATAAATGTTAGGTATATACAAATAGAATACAAATTATGACTTATCTAATACACATCAAGGACAACAAATCTTTACAGTACATTGAAATGCATGCAATGTCATTATATTTACTTCTCACTCCAGTTCCCATTTAATATATTTGAAGTAAAGACAATCTGGCAAGTTGCTTGTATTATGCCACAAATTTctattttatagaaaattgtGTAGGGAACCAAATATAATTAGGAACTTGTACCAACAAAATTTAGTATGAAGCATCCATACATTTGTACCAATGGCTTGCAATATCATATCCAGCTCCAAGCCACTCAACCACACAAAGTGTCGGCCTGTCCGGGGGTTGCATCCTTGTCTTTCATTAATATGGATTTAAGCAGTTTTCTATTGAGATCCAGTTACTGTGTGGCAGAAGACGCAATTTTGTTGTCCAGGAAATTGATTACCAGCACTGTTATGTTGTCAACAGAGCCCCTGTAGTAAGCCTGGAGGGTCAGACTTTTTGCTCCATAGTCCGGTTCATCCAATCGTTCCTTAATAAATTTGACTGCTTCTTCATTGGAAAAGGTATCCCATAAACCATCAGAGGCCAGAACAAGGAACACAGGCTTGTGATCATTGAGGTTGAACGTGAGAATGTCAGGGTCCGCAATAACAAACTTTTTGTCCTTCAGTGGGTAGTCTCCCATTGCCCGAGAGGTTGCCAGGATGCCCGCAACACGCCAAACGCCATTAAATGCTATGTAGCCTCCAGCTGCTTCTATTCTTTTCTGTTCCCTTACctgttaagaaaataaaataaatattgcattACACATGTTATTCCATGTATTTAGATAATAGTCCGGGTGCCCGGCTGCATGAAACCCAcctgataaaaaaatagaaaatacctactctgtgGGGTAGCTGACTTTTTATTAGCTTCAACTGCTCTTGGTCGGGGCTTAACTTGAAAAAATTTTGTTCAAATGGAATAAATGTGGTAcgaaaattcatcaaaaaaccTCATCGAAAAATAGAATGATATTAGTTTGACTATCCGTCTGATTCATAAGTTCGGTTGGGATTTAAAGGttagttgtaaaaaaaattacctgttGAGGTTTATGGTCAAAAGATACAGGAATGGCATTTCCTCTCAAGTCGCACATGACACCCCTGGAGTCTCCCACATTGGCAACTATCAGGTGGTTGCCCTCCATTATAGCGAGCAGTGCAGTGGTTCCGGCAACATTCATAGACCTCTTTGCTGCCTCCACCAACAGTCGGTCTGCGGCCAACACTTCATCGGTCAGCAACTTGCCAAAGTTTATTTTCCCTTTATCTAAATAGCTGCTCAATGGTACAGCAACATTTTTTATTGGTATTGTTGGCCTCACTTCCCTTGTTATTATTGGTCTGGCCTTTGAGAGCTGCGCCAGCAATTCTGGGTCAGTTATTTCCTTTTTAGATGTGTCATCAGCAGTGCTCACTGATTTCTTGAAGCTAGTTTTTCGTTCAACATTTGAATTGCTTTCTTGATCTTGCGGTTTTTCATCCTCTGCATTATCTTTAGTAGGAGTGCTAATGATTTTTCCCTCCTTGAAAGCATTTAATTCTACTATTTTGTTGTAAAGATTTTGTATAAGATGGTCTTTTGCATAGTTTGCAGCAAATTCTCCACCATGCCCATCAAATATGGCAAAGAGGGAGATACCTGTACTGTTGATGTTCTCATTAATGATAAATCTGTCTTCCATATGCATCCTTCTTCCTTTGATTGCATAAGCTGCACTGAGGGAACCTTTAAGTTCCCAGCTTTGTTTATCAGCCTCAGACCCTTCCATAAACTTCAAACGCTGAACAGAACTGATAGGGCTCATGGCCTGTGAGAGTCGACTTAGTAACGTGCGACTCCACTGTTCAATTGTGTGCAGAtacataataaacaatattataccCAGAGTGATCACTGCTACCTCAGACCGCAACAAATAAAGACGCACCATCTTCCATAAATAGCTCACCGGAGTATCAAGCGGAGCACTACTCGTGAAGCGCGTCACGATTTTCATAAAAGAAAGATACGTTTGATGCAAAACTCGATCCTCTAACTCGTCTTCCATGTCCTTGGAGGCTTGTGAGGTGTGTGGAAACAAAAGTTTTATGActatttcacaatttttttatttttaactgtattttccttgcgttggcACCCACATCACGCATATCTAGATGTTTTGGACTGACTGAAAGCACTGAAACGAAACTGaataatgaaattatttgaAGAGTACTTTGCTTTGACACTTGACAGTAAtaaaaacgtcaatattacgtcaattttttttaggtgCGTTCAGATACTTGAGTAGGTATCGCATTTTCAAATTGAACGCATGATAATgcgaaaatttctttatctaacatttGCATTTGCAtgttcgagcgataaagaggcagatagcgaaatttcggattcgcctttcccggtaggtcctctgtaagcaaaccgccttgatgcatcaatgtcatattttattatctctgaaaacttgtcaaaaacctgaaggtacagtatgtataagttactctatggtttactaaaaaggctagtcctgcactctggtggcagaacattgcagtaatctTATCCCCTAatgagtagatttgtagcccactaTAAACCATACTACCATACTCCTGCATTGGTGTGTTTTTGGACCTGGCCAAGGCATTTGACACCGTCTCCATCCCTATACTTTTGAGAAAAATGGAACTTAGCGGTATCAGAGGAAATGCACTAGAGTGGTTTCGAAGCTACCTCTCAGAACGGACTCAACGCGTCTCTATCGACCAGAATGTAAGCAATCCTTTACCAATAAGCTACGGTGTCCCCCAGGGCAGCATACTGGGACCAACGCtgtttattatgtatataaatgaCTTAGCTAATACCACCCTCCCAAACGCAAATATTTTCTGCTACGCTGACGATACAGCCATCATATTCCATGGGAAAACATGGGAGCAGACATTCACTTTAGCGGAATGTGGACTGAGAAAGGTTTCAGGGTGGCTTCACGACAACCTACTCACTCTTAATCTGTCAAAAACAAAGTATATATGTTTCCACAAAACAAAAGCCTCGGCTCCTGCTCACTGTCCTGCAATTAAAATACATAGCTGCGTTAACCTCGACCTACAGTCACCACCATGTTCGTGTGAAGGTATTAGCAGAACTCCCCATATCAGATACCTCGGCGTGGTCGTGGATGAAAAATTAGATTTCCAAGAGCACGTCAATACAACAGCAAACCGGGTCCGCAAGTTAATTTATGTATTTAGAAACTTACGTAATGCAGCAGGGATAGATTTATTGAGATCAGTATATATAAGCATATGTCAATCGGTGTTGACCTATTGTATTTCCACCTGGGGAGGAGCTGCAAAAACTAACATAATAACCCTTGAAAGATCTCAAAGAGCAGTCCTGAAGACCGTACTAAAAAAAGGTATTAGGTATCCAACTACTGATGTATAcagacccaggtagcaaaatgacgtcctCAGCGTACGTGCCTTATTCATAATGCGCGCAACGCTAAAGACACACACTGAAGTTCTGAGGTCACCCAACTACACCACACTGTTAGAGAAACGAATCTTTAAAATCCCCTATCCACAGTCAGTAACAATTTTCGCCAAAAGGTTTAGTTCACATCTTCACCCGTTTATCTACTACCAAGTGAGCAGCAAACTAGAAAAATTTAATAACCTTACCACCAAGCAATTAAAATCGAAGCTTCACGAATGGCTTAGCACTTTAACCTATGCTGAAACCGAGAGCCTTCTGAAAGGAATTTAGTACACTGGTTCTAACACACCTAACTTCTCCCTCGCACACACATGCTCACCCTTACACACACGCACATTCACATTAAATCACATACCTTAAGCAACAAAGttagaaattaagtaattagtTAAATTACCAATTGTTATATCTACTATTATAACCTCTGCAGTTCTGTTTCCTTATCTTAGACTAGTTAGTATTTAGTTGTAGCCTAGTTTAACTTAACTTATCAATAGATATGTAAAATACGTTCATATTACTCTTTGTATCAATTCGCGCCAAATTGTGAAACTCGGATGTAAGCTGGTTTCCTACGGGACAGGCcccgcctagtgtaggaaccaggTCAACTGGAAGGCACAGACCCTGTTCTTTCGAATTCTGCACTGTACTTATAGCTCTTTATTATGTGTAAGCATCAACTTGAATTTGTAAAgaggaataaatatatgttgtatgtatgttgtcctactgaaaaatacataagactattccgttcggtcatttcacgtcatttccccccacccctcatgaccgatccagttatctAGCATGAGTAAGATGGATAAACTGAGAGAATGAGAGGGCAATATCCGCCATTATGGGCataccacaccatcgcaccgcaccaaggtcattgtgcgacgcaaccataagtaagaaagcgatatctctttctcgctcttacttatggatgcgtcgcataatgaccttggtgcggtgcgacggtgtgtcaTGACTTTAGTATTGCACATGATTGTGCACatttccattgtatttttgttccTACTTGTTTGGGTTTGCCAGATTATAATAGGGTTATTttcacatgttgaattttatcacaataaattggaaacttaaatatatatgggaataataaataaataaatacaagacttcagttacaaaaaaaaacttccaaatagaaaaaaaaaattgaaaacacgattgtaaagcgaggtttagattggcaagaacttgcatgcaatttacgttacattgctgattACTAATggaaactgcattcaaaatgtttatcagataccgcaatgtaatcaaaattgcatgcaagttcttgctagtctaaacctcgcttaataatGAAATAAGTAGTGATAATTATACTATTTCCTCTTACTCTGGCCTATAGCTGCGTCCAtattatagagttagaccaagataagtctgcaacgattttaaaagcacacgcagtgaaagtgttattttaaaacaattttaaacgttaaacttctatgaaattatgccGTCGGcataataacacttgcactgcgtgtgctatcaaaatcattgcagacttatcttggtctaactctgccTACTTACTTGCAGCGTAACTGTATACTAGTGGACAGAAGACGTTAGTGGTTAGGAGTTTATCGgctaaaattaaactaaattttttggttttataaaatgtattaaaacagTAAAATTCTGATTAATTTTATAGGAAGATACAATAGtttgtgcataaattgttaCAAGTAATAATGAAAAGATAATCttattaaatagtaataatttaaGGGGATGCGTGTACGCAAAACGCGGAGGGATTATTGCTATAACAGAAATCAATACATTGTTCAATCGTAATAAATACAAACTGCAAAAATCTAAGGATATTCCTTTCACTATATTAATTAATTCTCGCAATAATGAACAAAAACAACATATATATTTAGATATACTATGGAATGAAAGTGATAAAGTGAGAAAATCAGTTACATACAATCATAAATTCTTCATCTCACTATGTGAAagatttattaatataagaaatattaataaatcttTATTCTAGAAACTTAGGAATAAGATAATAACTATTACTTCAATGAGTTTTGTAgacagaaataaatgaattcagccttaagttactaacaaaataaattaaacatgcATAAatctttgtttaaaattaagtcCATAATAACGTGTCGCATAACCTTCCTACTACAATGTGTTTACCTGTGATTGACAGATGATTTACTTACTACCTTATTGCATTAGTCATAAGGTAAATATTATAAGCATCATGTCATTCGGTGGCGTGAtttaaatgtatgtacctagtctttattttatttgaggCAAGGTTGATAATCAAATCTATTAAAACCATCTGGCAATCACTTTTAACTCCTGTATTCTGCTTAATCAAGACAAATTTTATGCAGGATTTCGAGAACCAGACTATTACAATCTGGATATATTATCACACTGTttatataactatgtatatatGTTACACATATTTAGAAGTTAAATTACATCTATATTTTGCTAGTGTACCTACTGTACTCTGTAGCTACCTACAGATGACATAGCTGTTatacaaaaatgtgaaaaagAGCAGTTTGAAATATTGACATGTCTTCTTCGGAGGTAATATTCAGTCTGAATGATAATTTTGAGCTTAGCA
This DNA window, taken from Cydia strobilella chromosome 4, ilCydStro3.1, whole genome shotgun sequence, encodes the following:
- the LOC134740553 gene encoding protein phosphatase 1L — translated: MEDELEDRVLHQTYLSFMKIVTRFTSSAPLDTPVSYLWKMVRLYLLRSEVAVITLGIILFIMYLHTIEQWSRTLLSRLSQAMSPISSVQRLKFMEGSEADKQSWELKGSLSAAYAIKGRRMHMEDRFIINENINSTGISLFAIFDGHGGEFAANYAKDHLIQNLYNKIVELNAFKEGKIISTPTKDNAEDEKPQDQESNSNVERKTSFKKSVSTADDTSKKEITDPELLAQLSKARPIITREVRPTIPIKNVAVPLSSYLDKGKINFGKLLTDEVLAADRLLVEAAKRSMNVAGTTALLAIMEGNHLIVANVGDSRGVMCDLRGNAIPVSFDHKPQQVREQKRIEAAGGYIAFNGVWRVAGILATSRAMGDYPLKDKKFVIADPDILTFNLNDHKPVFLVLASDGLWDTFSNEEAVKFIKERLDEPDYGAKSLTLQAYYRGSVDNITVLVINFLDNKIASSATQ